AGCGAAAGACCAGCCGACGGATTCCCGTCAGCTGTCGACGGTCGAACTCCACCACGAACAGACGTCCACCCGGACGCAGGAGTCGCCGGAACTCCAGGAGCGCCGGAGCGGTCTCGTTGAGGTTGGCAAACAGCCCCGCCGCGGTGATCGCGTCGTAGCAGTCGTCGGGGTCCTCGACTCGGTGCACGTCCCCGTGACGAAGCTGGACATGCTCTAGACCCTGACGCTTGGCCCGGGCGCCGGCAACATCCAGCATCCCGCCGGACGCATCGATGCCGACGACTGCTCGATCGGGGCGTCGGCCGGCAAGCCCCAGCGCGCACCAGCCGCTGCCGCAGCCGGCATCCAACAACCGCAGGCTGGAGGGCTCCGCCTCGAGGGCCTGATGGAGATGGTCGAGGATGGCGCTGTCGGGACGATCTCGCCACCAGCTATAGAACGGTGCCTGAAAATCGTACCAGCGGGTCAGCTTCTCGCCGTCGATCATGAACCGTCGGTGGCCGGGAAGTAATGATCGAACGCCGCGTCGGCGTAGTCGCGCCGGATATGCTCCGGGCGATAGATCCTCACCGTGTAGTCGTAGAGCGGTCCGGCCCCGTCGTATTCGACGTGACGCGAGAGATGACGTGTCGCGAAGTCGATCAGCGTGCGCGGATCCTGATAGAAGATCTCGCTCCGTTCACGACCCTCGTCCACGTAACTGGTCACGAAATTGCAGCCGATACCATGCCGGCAGAGACGGTACATCTCCGTCAGCATCTGCCACACGAAGTCCTGCCAGACGTCGCGGGGCTGTGCCAGCTTGAGATTGAACAGCCCGCTCAGCATCACCCAGTCATAGCGCTCTGCGACGTTATCTGCGACAAGGTCGCGATGATGAAACGTGTCGTCGGGAAATCGCTCTCGACAATGATCGACGAAGGTCTCGATGATGTCGCTGCCCGAGTAGGTGGCGAGAGGGTGGTGGCGCTTCAGGTAATCGCCGTAGTGCCCCAATCCGCAGCCGACCTCGTGGACCGAGAACGGCTCCTTCATGTCCGCGAAGGCAAGGCTTAGCCGATGGAAGCGCTCGATCTGTGTCGGTCCGTCGCGATAGGAGAGGGCCTGCGGGTCGTCGCCGTGCTTGTTGAAGAGTTCCAGGTAATGCTGTTCCTGCTCGTCACGCATCGTGGTGGTCTCGATCGATCGTCGATTCGCGCACGACCGATTGCGGTTTGCGGATGACATGAAGGAACGTGTGGGCCAGATACTCGGACAACATCCCGATCCCCAACATGATGACACCGGTCGAGAGCAGGATCGAGACGATCAGGGCACTGAAGCCGGATTCCACGGCGTCGCCGAAGCGAAGTTTGAGGTAGATGAACCAGGCCGCTAGCCCGAGGGCGCCGACCGAGAGCAGGGCGCCGGCGATCGTCGAAACACGCAGCGGGAACACGGTGTAGTTGTAGAGGATCGACAGAAGCATGCGGCAAAGCCCGAAGATCGTGTAGCTGCTGTCGCGGCGGGACTCGTGATGCTCGACGGTGACGGCCTCGATCCGGTCCGAGACCCAACTGCAATAGACGTCCAGGACGATATCGTGACGCAACGCTTTGGCGACTTCCGCCGCGATCCTTGCGTCGAGTAGCCGAAACGATCCGATGTCGAACGGTACGCCCATGACCCGTCGCGGGATGAGCATCACCAGGCGAGAACCGAGCCGACGCCACCAGGCGTGTCGGCGACGATCGGGGATTCCGTAGACGAGGTCGGCATTCGACGCCGCGCGAGCCTTGAGAAGGCTCGGGATCTCCTCGGGTGGGTGCTGTAGATCCTCGTCCATGGTCACGATGAGTCGACCACGGGCGTGTCGAAAACCCGCCAGGGTCGCGTTGTGCTGACCGAAGTTTCGCGAGAGTCGCAGTCCGATGATACGTGGGTCCTGAGCGGCCAGACGTTGGATGATCGCCCAGCTGCCGTCCCGGCTGCCGTCATCCACCAGGATGATCTCGTGGTGTTTGTCGCCGAGGGTCTCGATGCCTTCGAGCACGGGAGTCAGCCGACGACACAGTTCCTCGAGGGTGTCTCGCCCTCGAAAGACCGGGATGACGACGGAGATGCCGATGCCGCTCAAGCCGGGGATCTCCAGAAACGCATCTCGAGAGAGACCCGCGTTCGATCGTTCTGGAAGTTGATTGCGCTCCCATGAATCAGGTAGGGCGAGAAGACCAGCACCTCGTTGGATCCCGGGTCGGGGCGCTCGAGGTCCAGGGGGCGCCGGGCGCCCGTGACTGCCGGCACTGTGTAGGTGTTGCCATTGACTTGCGCGCCGGCCTCGGTTCGTTCGATCTCCGACTCTTTCCAGAGATGGGAACCGGGAACCAGCGCCAGCGACGAAAGCGGGCTGCTTCCCGCAAGCGGTGCGTAGATGTTGACCGCGTCTCGCAATCGATCCAGCCAGACATCGCGATGCAGCGGATTGCAGTCCGTCGAGTCCGGTCGGATGATCCGGATGCAGAACTCGCGAACACCGTTGTGCGGGTTGCATGCATGGACGGCGGCGCCGCAGATCTCGGAGAGTCGATCCTCGATTCGTGTGACGGAAAGCGGCAATCGCTCGAGTGGGAAGCAACTCCGGATTGCCGCAACGAGCCGGGCATGACGCTCCT
Above is a genomic segment from Acidobacteriota bacterium containing:
- a CDS encoding phytanoyl-CoA dioxygenase family protein codes for the protein MELILNGRAVPYVVTGPRGYGAEEVLLEQDDDLLAGLSWHGVGFATLPFLTDDDHQRLQLGLTEMIRDLLQQIGVPSLEGFTLESYHRFLGTAEAEERHARLVAAIRSCFPLERLPLSVTRIEDRLSEICGAAVHACNPHNGVREFCIRIIRPDSTDCNPLHRDVWLDRLRDAVNIYAPLAGSSPLSSLALVPGSHLWKESEIERTEAGAQVNGNTYTVPAVTGARRPLDLERPDPGSNEVLVFSPYLIHGSAINFQNDRTRVSLEMRFWRSPA
- a CDS encoding class I SAM-dependent methyltransferase, with product MRDEQEQHYLELFNKHGDDPQALSYRDGPTQIERFHRLSLAFADMKEPFSVHEVGCGLGHYGDYLKRHHPLATYSGSDIIETFVDHCRERFPDDTFHHRDLVADNVAERYDWVMLSGLFNLKLAQPRDVWQDFVWQMLTEMYRLCRHGIGCNFVTSYVDEGRERSEIFYQDPRTLIDFATRHLSRHVEYDGAGPLYDYTVRIYRPEHIRRDYADAAFDHYFPATDGS
- a CDS encoding methyltransferase domain-containing protein, which encodes MIDGEKLTRWYDFQAPFYSWWRDRPDSAILDHLHQALEAEPSSLRLLDAGCGSGWCALGLAGRRPDRAVVGIDASGGMLDVAGARAKRQGLEHVQLRHGDVHRVEDPDDCYDAITAAGLFANLNETAPALLEFRRLLRPGGRLFVVEFDRRQLTGIRRLVFRCMILGYRVVSTLLPRFRFADQWNIERSTVDLDAFRDTAGQLGWRQQDLTYLESHWILALSPGDR
- a CDS encoding glycosyltransferase family 2 protein is translated as MSGIGISVVIPVFRGRDTLEELCRRLTPVLEGIETLGDKHHEIILVDDGSRDGSWAIIQRLAAQDPRIIGLRLSRNFGQHNATLAGFRHARGRLIVTMDEDLQHPPEEIPSLLKARAASNADLVYGIPDRRRHAWWRRLGSRLVMLIPRRVMGVPFDIGSFRLLDARIAAEVAKALRHDIVLDVYCSWVSDRIEAVTVEHHESRRDSSYTIFGLCRMLLSILYNYTVFPLRVSTIAGALLSVGALGLAAWFIYLKLRFGDAVESGFSALIVSILLSTGVIMLGIGMLSEYLAHTFLHVIRKPQSVVRESTIDRDHHDA